In the Candidatus Schekmanbacteria bacterium genome, ATAATGCCTCAAAAGAAAAATCCTGATGTCCTTGAGCTTATCAGGGGGAAAACAGGAAGAGTTTATGGTGACCTTGTTTCACTTCTAACTCTGATGAAATCTCAACCCCTTTCGTATAACCGTGATATGCAGGAAGATAAAGAGCCTCTTTTTGATGCTGTTGATACGGTCAAGGCATCTCTTCGTGTCCTTTCAAAATTTTTGGGGAAGATAAGATTCAGAGAAGACAGAATCGAGCAAGCAGTGAAGGAAGGATTTATGGAAGCAACAGATATTGCAGATTATTTAGTTCTTAAAAATGTTCCATTTCGTGAAGCCCATGAAATAGTTGGCAAAATCGTGCTTTACTGCATCGAGAATAATTGCAGACTGCAGGATATGAGTGTCGAGAAGTTTTCGGAGTTTCACAAGGCTTTCAATGAAGACATAAAAGATGTCATCGATTATGAGAAATCTGTTTCTGCTAAAAGGACAGAAGGTGGAACATCATTAAATCAAGTTATGAAAAATCTTAAAAGGTTTCGCAGAATCCTTAAAAGTTCAAAGTTATCCTAAGTTTGATGAATAAACTTTTTTTCTATTTATACAGAAAGGGCATAGGTTTTATATCTCTTTTACCTGTGCTGACTATTTGCTTTTTTGGATTAGGATGTGGAAAAAAAGCACCACCGCGTCTGCCTGCGCCAATTAAAACAGAGAAAATAAAAATAATAAAATCTCAAGCCGAGAAGGGAAAAATTGATATTTCGTGGATTTACGATAAGAATAAATTCCTTGCTTCCTATTTTGAAATTTACAGGAGTAAAGAAGATGGAAATTTTGAAAAAATTGCAACAGTGAATGTTAAAGAAAAATCTAAAAATGGAGAAGAAGCCCTTGAAAAGCAGGTGTTTCAATACGGTGACACAAAAAATCTTGTTGATGGCAACTGGTATCATTATGTAATAGCAGGCATTAATGATAAAGGGGAGTTGAGCGGAATAAGTGATGCAGTTGATGTTTATTTTTCAAAAGAGCTTCCTCCTGTGCGAAATTTAAGGGGGGAACTTGAAAAAAATTATGTAAAACTCCTATGGGATTCGCCATTCGATTCGTTGGAGAAGGATAAAAAAGAAGTTGCAGGATACAATATTTATCGCCGCAAAGCGGGCAATAAGTTATTTAAAGCCGTGAATTCCGCTCTAATAAGAAAGAAAAGTTTCATTGATATGAAAATTCGAAAGGATATGGTTTACGAGTATGTGGTCAAGGCTGTTGACAATTTTTTCCCGCCTTGGCACGAAGGTGCGGCATCAGAAACAGTTATTATAGATACAGCAGATAATGAAGCGCCTGAACCACCAATGAATGTCAAGGCTGTAGGCGGAGTTGACAGAATTTCTCTTAAATGGGAAAAAAGCATTTCAGAAGATGTTGCAGGTTATCGCGTTTATAGAAGTGAAAGTGAGGATGGAGAATTTGTGCTTCAAAATAAGGAATTGTTGCGCAATGAGTATTATGATGACTTGAATGTAACTGCTGGCGTGCGCTATTTTTATAGAGTTAGCGTTGTAGATGATTCAGAAAATTCAAATGAAAGCGAATTGTCAGAAATAGTTTCAGCAGAGCCATTATAGGAGTTAAAGATAATGAATGAATTCAAATTTAGAAAAGGAAAACTTTATTGTGAAGATGTATCAATAGAAGCGATTGCCAAAAAGGAAGGGACTCCCTTCTATTTATACAGCAAAAAAACTTTTTTGCGCCATTTCGATGCCTTTGACGGAGCATTTAAGTCAGTCAGGCATATTACCTGCTTTGCTGTAAAAGCCAATTCAAATATTGCCATACTCAACCTTCTTGCAAAAGCAGGCGCAGGTGCAGATATAGTATCAGGTGGGGAGCTTTTTCGTGCTAAGAAAGCAGGATTTCCTTCAAAGAAGATTATATTTTCAGGTGTTGGAAAGAGTGATGAAGAGATCGAGTATGCCCTTCGTGCAGGGATACTGATGTTCAATATTGAATCTTCTGAGGAAGCAGAAACGATTAATAAGATTGCAGCAAAAATTGGGAAGAAAGCGCCTGTCTCATTTAGAATCAATCCTGATATCGACCCTAAAACACATCCTTACATTTCAACAGGTTTAAGCAAGAATAAGTTCGGCATTTCAATAGATGATGCTCTTAAGGAATATAAAAGAGCGAACAAAATGAAATGGCTCGATGTTGTAGGTATCCATTACCATATCGGCTCTCAGCTTACTTCTATTTCGCCCTTTGTTGACTCAATAAAAAGGATGAAGCGCCTTCTTCAGATTCTTCGCAGTGAGGGGATAAATATTAAATATTTTGATATGGGAGGAGGGCTCGGCATAACCTATAAAGATGAAACTCCTCCTCATCCGAGGGAATACGCGAAAGCATTGATACCCCATATAAAAGATTTAGACTGTACGGTTCTTTTTGAACCGGGAAGAGTTATAGCAGGAAATGCAGGGATACTTGTGACAAAGGTGCTCTTCACCAAAAAGACTGCCGTCAAAAATTTCGTGATAGTTGATGCTGGTATGAATGACCTTCTTAGGCCAAGTCTATATGGCGCCTATCAGGAGATTGTGCCTGTTAAAAAAAGCAGTAAAAAGAAAATCGAAGTTGATGTCGTTGGACCTATTTGCGAGACTGGAGATTTTCTGGCGCGAGACAGACTTGTTGCAAAGGTAAAAAGGGACGACCTGCTTGCAGTAATGAGTGCTGGCGCTTATGGATTTACAATGAGTTCAGTTTATAATTCAAGACCGCGCGTTCCAGAAATTCTTGCTGACGGCAAAAATTATTATGTTATAAGAAAAAGGGAAACTTATAAGGACCTTATTCGTGGAGAGATTATCCCAAAGGCACAAGGAAGAAAAAGTTAAGGGAATAAAATGAAGATTAAATTTTCTAAGATGACTGGAAGCGGCAATGATTTCATATTGATTGATTTATTCAATCAACAATTGCCTGAAGATGACTTACCAAATTTTGCAAAAAAACTTTGCCATAGGAGTTTATCTCTTGGTGCAGACGGCTTGATTCTGATAGAAAAATCAGATATTGCAGATTTTAAGTGGAGATTTTACAACTCAGATGGAAGCGAAGCGGAGATGTGCGGGAATGGAGCCCGATGTGCCGCTCGATTTGCTTATATGAATGGGATAGCGGGCAAAAAGATGGCATTCGAAACTGTTGCTGGAATAATAAGCGCTGAGATTTTAGATAATGAAGTAAAAGTAGCGCTTACATCTCCAAAGGATATGAAAAGAAATATTACCATTGATCTGGAAGATATCACCATCGATGCTGATTTTATAAACACTGGGGTGCCGCATACAGTTGTGTTTGTAAATGAATTGGAAGAATGCAGAATCGAAGAGATTGGAAGAAAGATTAGGTTCCATAAGTTATTCGAGCCTGCTGGTACGAATGTCAATTTTGTCGAAGAGATGAGCAGTGACTCTATCAAAATTAGAACTTATGAAAGGGGTGTCGAGGGAGAAACACTTGCCTGCGGCACAGGGGCAGTGGCATCTGCCATATTTCAGTTTTTGAAAGGCGGAGAAGTTTCACCTGTAAAAGTACTGGTTAGAAGCGGAGAAAAGCTAAAAGTTTATATATCAAAGAATAATTCGAAAATAGATAAAGTTTTTTTACAGGGCACTACAAGATTGATATGTGAAGGCACACTCGATAAAGAAGCATGGGATTATAATTAGTGCTTTTTTCAAGGAGATAAAAATGTTTAAAGGAAGTCTTGTGGCAATTGTAACACCTTTCAAGGATGATAAGATTGATTGGGATAGTTTTGAGAAGCTAATTGAATTTCATATTGAAAAAGGAACAAATGCAATCGTGCCGTGCGGTACAACGGGAGAGTCTGCTACTCTTTCGCCTGAAGAGCATAAGAAGGTTATTGAATTTGTAGTTGAGAAGGCGGCAGGAAGAATTCCAATTGTTGCAGGCACTGGTTCAAATTCTACCAAAGAGGCAATCATCCTAACTAAAGAAGCTGAAGAGAACGGAGTTGATGGATGTCTTCTTATTGCGCCGTACTATAATAAGCCAACACAGGAAGGATTATTTCAGCATTTTTCAGCAGTTGCAAAAGAAGTATCTATCCCTTTGATACTCTATAATATCCCTTCGAGGACAGGGATCAATATGCTTCCTTCCACAGTTCAGCGGCTGGCTTCGGAACATAAAAATATTGTAGGCATCAAAGAGGCTTCAGGCTCTTTGGCTCAAATGCAGGAGATTATCAGAATATGTCCTTCTGACTTTGTGTTGCTTTCAGGCGATGATGCTCTTCTTTTGCCTGTCCTTTCGATAGGAGGGAAGGGAGTTATTTCTGTTGTCGCTAACATTGTGCCTGAAAGAGTAGTAAGAATAATAGAGCTTTTTGAAAAGGGAGATATAGAAGAGGCAAGAAAATTGAATTACGAGCTTTTACCTCTGGTTAATGCTATGTTTTATGAAACAAATCCGATTCCTGTCAAGAAAGCGCTTGCCCTTATGGGTATGATAAATGATCAATTGAGATTACCCCTTGTTTCAATGAGTGATGAAAATACTGCAAAGCTAAAAGAAAAGATGAAATCAGCAGGGATAATATGAGGGTTGTGCTATGGTAAATATAGTTGTATGTGGTGCCTTTGGCAGAATGGGACAAAGAATAATAAATATTGTTTCTGAAACCTCTGATGCAGAATTGGTTGGCGCTACGGAATCACCTGCACATCCAAGATGTGACAGTGAAATTGATTTTTCAAAAGATGGCAAATTGAAAAAAATTAAGGTTTCGTCAAAAATATCAGAAGTTGCCGAAGATGCAGATGTATTGATAGATTTTACCCGGCCTGAAGCTACGGAGAAAGTCCTTTCTTATGCTGAAAATGCCGGCAAGGCGATGGTCATTGGAACAACAGGATTCAGTGATGAGCAGAAGGAATCGATAAAAAACTCTGCAAATAAAATACCCATTGTATTTTCTCCTAATATGAGTATCGGTGTGAATCTTCTCTTTGAATTGACTGCCATTGCATCAAAGATTCTTGCCGATGGTTATGATATTGAAATAATAGAAGCCCACCACCGCAATAAAGTTGATGCGCCCAGCGGCACAGCTGTAAAACTTGCCGAAATCGTAGCAGAAGTCCTTAAACAGGATTTGAAAAGGACAGCCGTTTATGGAAGGGAAGGTATTGTTGGCGAAAGGAAAAGTGATGAATTGGGAATTCACAGCATTAGAGGCGGCTCTATTGTTGGTGACCATACGGTGCTTTATGCAGGCACAGATGAAAGAATAGAGCTTACTCACAGGGCGCAAAGCAGAGATGCTTTTGCACGAGGGGCTGTCAGAGCAGCACTTTTTGTCGCTAAACAAAAACCCGGTCTTTATTCAATGAAAGATGTGCTTGGTTTTTAATTTTTTTTAAACCTGCCTATACGACGACTTTGATTTTTATTGTCAAAAAAAGAAGATAATA is a window encoding:
- the lysA gene encoding diaminopimelate decarboxylase, giving the protein MNEFKFRKGKLYCEDVSIEAIAKKEGTPFYLYSKKTFLRHFDAFDGAFKSVRHITCFAVKANSNIAILNLLAKAGAGADIVSGGELFRAKKAGFPSKKIIFSGVGKSDEEIEYALRAGILMFNIESSEEAETINKIAAKIGKKAPVSFRINPDIDPKTHPYISTGLSKNKFGISIDDALKEYKRANKMKWLDVVGIHYHIGSQLTSISPFVDSIKRMKRLLQILRSEGINIKYFDMGGGLGITYKDETPPHPREYAKALIPHIKDLDCTVLFEPGRVIAGNAGILVTKVLFTKKTAVKNFVIVDAGMNDLLRPSLYGAYQEIVPVKKSSKKKIEVDVVGPICETGDFLARDRLVAKVKRDDLLAVMSAGAYGFTMSSVYNSRPRVPEILADGKNYYVIRKRETYKDLIRGEIIPKAQGRKS
- a CDS encoding diaminopimelate epimerase; translated protein: MKIKFSKMTGSGNDFILIDLFNQQLPEDDLPNFAKKLCHRSLSLGADGLILIEKSDIADFKWRFYNSDGSEAEMCGNGARCAARFAYMNGIAGKKMAFETVAGIISAEILDNEVKVALTSPKDMKRNITIDLEDITIDADFINTGVPHTVVFVNELEECRIEEIGRKIRFHKLFEPAGTNVNFVEEMSSDSIKIRTYERGVEGETLACGTGAVASAIFQFLKGGEVSPVKVLVRSGEKLKVYISKNNSKIDKVFLQGTTRLICEGTLDKEAWDYN
- a CDS encoding 4-hydroxy-tetrahydrodipicolinate synthase, with protein sequence MFKGSLVAIVTPFKDDKIDWDSFEKLIEFHIEKGTNAIVPCGTTGESATLSPEEHKKVIEFVVEKAAGRIPIVAGTGSNSTKEAIILTKEAEENGVDGCLLIAPYYNKPTQEGLFQHFSAVAKEVSIPLILYNIPSRTGINMLPSTVQRLASEHKNIVGIKEASGSLAQMQEIIRICPSDFVLLSGDDALLLPVLSIGGKGVISVVANIVPERVVRIIELFEKGDIEEARKLNYELLPLVNAMFYETNPIPVKKALALMGMINDQLRLPLVSMSDENTAKLKEKMKSAGII
- a CDS encoding 4-hydroxy-tetrahydrodipicolinate reductase; amino-acid sequence: MVNIVVCGAFGRMGQRIINIVSETSDAELVGATESPAHPRCDSEIDFSKDGKLKKIKVSSKISEVAEDADVLIDFTRPEATEKVLSYAENAGKAMVIGTTGFSDEQKESIKNSANKIPIVFSPNMSIGVNLLFELTAIASKILADGYDIEIIEAHHRNKVDAPSGTAVKLAEIVAEVLKQDLKRTAVYGREGIVGERKSDELGIHSIRGGSIVGDHTVLYAGTDERIELTHRAQSRDAFARGAVRAALFVAKQKPGLYSMKDVLGF